In Streptomyces sp. TLI_146, the genomic stretch CGTTGCCCATGGCCGGTGGAGGACCGGGAAGGGCCGGTGAGCGGTGCCCCGGCAGCCGTAATCGGCCAAAGACCGCGCGGCGGGAGAAGATCGTTCAACGATCATTGACCGGACGTTGATCCGGCCGGGCCAGCATGGATGTCATGTCGATCAACACCACCATCGCCGGGCAGGAACTCGCCTGGCAGGAGACCGCGTTGTGCGCCCAGGCGGGGCCCGAGTTCTTCTTCCCCGCGCCCGGGAGCTCGACGCGGGAGGCCAAGCAGCTCTGCGGCAGCTGCGAGGGGCGCCAGGCGTGCCTGGAGTACGCGCTGGCGAACGACGAGCGGTTCGGCGTCTGGGGCGGCCTCTCCGAGCAGGAGAGACTCCAGCTCCAGCGCAGCCGGGCCTGACACCGGGAGCCCGAGCCACGAACCCGGCCGCCTCAGGAACGGCCGGGTTCCGCCGGCGGACGCGCGTGCCCGTTTCGGGGGCGGGCCGCGCGTCCGCGCTCTGGCACGTCCGGCCCCGGCCGGTCATGCTGGACGAGCTGGAGGACCCAACGTCACGGCCTGGGGGGCGTGTTGAGGACAGCGGGCGGTACGGCGCGCACATACGACTACATCGTGGTGGGAGCGGGTTCGGCGGGCTGTGTGCTGGCGGCGCGGCTCTCCGAGGACCCCGGCGTCCGGGTCGCGCTCGTCGAGTCGGGCCCGCGCGACCGCAAGCCGGAGATCCGCGTCCCGGCCGCCTTCCCGAAGCTCTTCAAGACCTCGTACGACTGGGACTTCACGACCGCGAAGCAGGAGGCGCTGGGCGGGCGCGAGCTCTACTGGCCGCGCGGCCACACCCTCGGCGGCTCCTCGTCCCTCAACGCCATGATGTGGGTCCGCGGCCACCGCGCCGACTACGACGCGTGGGGCGAGGCCGCCGGGCCCGAGTGGGCGTACGACGCGTTCGTCCGGTACTTCCGCCGGGCCGAGCGCTGGACGGGCCCGACGCCCCGGGATTCGGTGTACGGCACGGACGGGCCGCTGTGGATCTCGCCGCTGCGCGACCCGAACCCGCTCACCTTCGCCTTCCTCGCCGCCTGCCACGACCGGGGCATCACGGGGCTCAGGGAGCTCAACGGCCCCGACCACTCCGGGTACGCCACGACGCCCGTCAACCAGCGGAAGGGGCGCCGGTGGAGCGCCGCCGACGGCTATCTCAAACCGGCCGCGCGCCGTCCCAACCTGGACATCCTCACCCAGACACGGGTGCGCGGGCTGGAGTTCGAGGGGACGAGGGTCACCGGCGTCGTCACCGCGGGCG encodes the following:
- a CDS encoding WhiB family transcriptional regulator, with product MSINTTIAGQELAWQETALCAQAGPEFFFPAPGSSTREAKQLCGSCEGRQACLEYALANDERFGVWGGLSEQERLQLQRSRA